A genomic window from Salvia miltiorrhiza cultivar Shanhuang (shh) chromosome 5, IMPLAD_Smil_shh, whole genome shotgun sequence includes:
- the LOC131024634 gene encoding small polypeptide DEVIL 4-like, with the protein MKMNSSSKRRISSRGFGGVLREQRAKLYIIRRCVVMLLCYHD; encoded by the coding sequence ATGAAGATGAACAGCAGCAGCAAGAGAAGAATTTCGAGCAGAGGCTTCGGAGGTGTTCTAAGAGAACAGAGGGCCAAACTCTACATCATTCGACGATGCGTCGTTATGCTTCTCTGCTACCATGACTGA